From Trueperella pecoris, a single genomic window includes:
- a CDS encoding type II toxin-antitoxin system RelE family toxin yields MSYRVELTTAAARQIKKLPHEARGRILDALEKLADDPRPRGAKKLVGEQNAWRIRLGDYRIIYDIFDDILTATIVRAGHRREIYRS; encoded by the coding sequence GTGAGCTATCGCGTTGAACTAACAACAGCCGCTGCTCGCCAGATTAAGAAACTGCCTCACGAAGCACGCGGTCGCATTTTGGACGCGCTAGAGAAATTGGCGGACGATCCTCGGCCCCGCGGCGCAAAGAAGCTTGTCGGCGAACAGAATGCATGGCGAATTCGCCTCGGAGATTACCGAATTATTTATGACATCTTTGACGACATACTGACTGCAACAATCGTTCGCGCTGGGCATCGTCGCGAAATTTACCGCAGCTAA
- the cas5e gene encoding type I-E CRISPR-associated protein Cas5/CasD, which yields MISSIYLRFAGPLQSWAGAAVTGNIVHTESEPTRSGLTGLLAGACGFLRGERPGWLDDTHFAIRTDNRGVITDEFQTINPRTEETRFRRRLLLSQGINASSAKSLIYTPDAQGGTSIVNRTYIGGGEFIVQVTNTDHTDELISALQSPVFSPYLGRKAFAPVFPFVLGMGEPSAIYEIPTLRKPKRHPEDTATLSFSLYSPELPTQRHLSQVSVVHDRRNWLDSIREKLTPLS from the coding sequence ATGATTTCCTCCATCTACCTCCGGTTCGCCGGCCCGCTACAGTCTTGGGCCGGCGCTGCCGTGACGGGAAATATTGTCCACACAGAATCCGAGCCGACACGCTCGGGACTCACCGGCCTCCTTGCTGGAGCTTGTGGGTTCTTGCGTGGCGAGCGACCGGGGTGGCTCGACGACACACACTTCGCGATTCGAACCGACAACCGTGGCGTGATCACCGACGAATTCCAGACGATCAATCCCCGTACGGAAGAGACCCGGTTCCGACGTCGACTGCTCCTGTCTCAGGGAATCAATGCGAGTAGCGCGAAGTCGCTCATCTACACACCGGACGCGCAAGGCGGAACGTCGATCGTGAATCGAACCTATATCGGCGGAGGAGAGTTCATCGTTCAAGTAACGAATACCGACCACACCGACGAGCTTATCTCGGCTCTCCAAAGCCCGGTGTTCTCCCCCTACCTCGGCAGGAAGGCTTTTGCTCCCGTGTTCCCCTTCGTGTTGGGAATGGGCGAGCCCTCGGCGATCTACGAGATTCCAACTCTGCGAAAGCCGAAGCGCCATCCCGAAGATACGGCCACTCTGAGCTTTAGCCTCTACAGCCCTGAGTTGCCCACGCAACGCCACCTCAGCCAAGTTTCGGTGGTCCATGATCGCCGGAATTGGCTCGACTCCATACGGGAGAAGTTAACTCCTCTCTCGTAA
- a CDS encoding lipocalin family protein produces the protein MTERDVRSVEHLDLDKYLGLWYEIVRLPLKWEDTHATNITAHYSLKENGKIRVDNRSFDNEGHPGQAIAEATPVDGEPGQLKVNFLPKYIRWIPFTSGDYWVLKIDDDYRVALVGTPDHENLWVLARDPHLPEETLDEYLAEARAQGFELDKLIRPVHDGRVVTDDLIEGADGD, from the coding sequence ATGACGGAACGCGACGTACGCTCAGTAGAGCACCTCGACCTCGACAAGTATCTTGGCCTCTGGTATGAGATCGTGCGCCTACCGCTGAAGTGGGAAGACACCCACGCCACCAACATCACGGCTCACTACTCGCTCAAAGAGAATGGCAAGATCCGCGTCGACAACCGGTCCTTCGACAACGAGGGCCACCCCGGGCAAGCCATCGCTGAAGCAACACCTGTCGACGGCGAGCCCGGCCAGCTCAAAGTGAATTTCCTACCGAAATATATCCGCTGGATTCCGTTCACCTCGGGCGACTATTGGGTGCTCAAGATCGATGACGACTACCGCGTCGCGCTCGTTGGCACGCCCGATCATGAGAACCTCTGGGTGCTTGCCCGCGATCCCCACCTCCCCGAGGAAACCTTGGACGAGTATCTCGCCGAGGCGCGCGCTCAGGGTTTCGAGCTCGATAAGCTGATCCGCCCGGTTCACGACGGCCGTGTGGTCACCGACGACCTCATCGAGGGCGCTGACGGCGACTAA
- a CDS encoding RNA-binding domain-containing protein, with translation MENPPLAHELSAMNLPEEVSSALRAIVEQGMTADSQESQTLDFKEDPATATLESVNPDSKLVEILLKAAICMANGNDGDSFIVLGVKDKIAGVGAIVGTERDVDWIRGKVYSGTRPGLDVGVEEFYFQGKRLLLIRIPRPLRVYSRTRGDSWYREGSGCRVMTQEKRTRLDWERRNPDFTAKPANIGEADLDLGALEHAHQLLAAKRAAMGSMDVPDTNHGLVRELGLVDGNDKLLLAGEILLARPANGKVAVRHLYYPIPGAEPRVRELNSPLVSLFGEVQLLIDSYASQEVARVDLGQGQEVPIPAFPRQAVDEVVSNALLHRDWVSACPIVIKQTPRTLTVISPGGFPPSVSESNLLTTRSVPRNPTLMNAVRRLGLAEESSRGFDRMWVSMLASGRRAPVVKVSEFDVSVTLDAGNPDLRFVQGLAAMAEAGVDIRQSVNALIVLRHLVDHPGIDWKVFAEKLQTNDLETRESVDWLTDKGIVEKVGDRIDEWVLTPQLRMLFNVTNVGATRSEAEKWVRQHLAEGAALTAREISNQLNISTADVTKLLRGLRSEGVAMIDPDGPQRGSNTRWVARMRH, from the coding sequence ATGGAAAACCCACCTCTCGCCCACGAACTATCTGCAATGAACCTCCCCGAGGAAGTCAGCTCCGCGCTCCGTGCGATTGTCGAACAAGGGATGACCGCGGATTCTCAAGAGAGTCAGACCCTCGATTTCAAGGAAGATCCGGCGACGGCTACGTTGGAAAGCGTCAACCCAGATAGCAAGCTGGTCGAGATCCTGCTGAAAGCCGCGATCTGTATGGCTAACGGTAACGACGGCGATTCTTTTATCGTGCTCGGAGTTAAGGACAAGATTGCCGGAGTTGGCGCCATTGTGGGTACGGAGCGGGATGTTGATTGGATAAGAGGGAAGGTCTATTCAGGGACAAGGCCGGGACTCGACGTCGGCGTCGAGGAATTCTATTTCCAAGGAAAGAGGCTACTGCTCATCCGGATTCCACGGCCTTTACGCGTCTACTCTCGTACAAGAGGCGATTCTTGGTACCGGGAAGGTTCCGGCTGTCGCGTGATGACGCAGGAGAAGCGAACAAGGTTGGATTGGGAGCGGCGCAATCCGGATTTCACTGCGAAACCGGCGAATATCGGGGAAGCTGACCTTGATTTAGGTGCTTTGGAACATGCCCACCAATTGCTCGCGGCAAAAAGAGCTGCGATGGGCTCTATGGATGTGCCAGACACTAATCATGGCCTCGTCCGGGAGCTTGGCTTGGTTGATGGCAACGACAAGTTATTACTTGCCGGGGAAATTCTTCTTGCTCGTCCCGCAAACGGCAAAGTTGCCGTCCGGCACTTGTACTATCCGATTCCCGGAGCTGAGCCACGAGTACGAGAGCTCAACAGTCCGTTAGTGAGCTTGTTCGGAGAAGTCCAGCTGCTGATTGATTCGTACGCAAGTCAGGAAGTTGCGCGAGTAGACCTCGGTCAGGGGCAGGAAGTGCCTATTCCAGCCTTCCCTCGCCAGGCCGTTGACGAAGTTGTTTCCAACGCGCTTCTGCATCGGGACTGGGTGTCGGCCTGTCCGATCGTCATCAAGCAAACTCCACGGACGCTGACCGTCATTTCCCCAGGCGGATTTCCGCCTTCGGTAAGTGAGTCGAACTTGTTGACGACTCGATCAGTTCCACGCAATCCAACGCTAATGAATGCGGTGAGGCGTTTAGGGTTAGCAGAAGAATCGTCGCGCGGCTTTGATCGAATGTGGGTGTCAATGTTGGCCAGTGGCAGGCGAGCGCCTGTTGTGAAAGTGTCTGAGTTCGATGTGTCCGTCACGCTGGACGCTGGAAATCCCGATCTGCGATTTGTGCAAGGTCTTGCGGCGATGGCGGAAGCCGGTGTTGATATCCGCCAATCCGTTAACGCCCTCATTGTCCTTCGGCATCTAGTCGACCATCCGGGGATTGACTGGAAAGTCTTTGCTGAGAAGTTGCAGACTAACGACCTCGAGACTCGTGAGAGCGTTGATTGGTTGACGGATAAAGGGATTGTCGAGAAAGTCGGTGATCGTATCGATGAGTGGGTGCTGACGCCACAACTCCGCATGCTCTTTAATGTCACGAATGTGGGGGCAACCAGGAGCGAGGCCGAAAAATGGGTCCGCCAGCATCTGGCCGAGGGCGCAGCACTTACTGCTCGCGAAATTTCGAACCAGCTGAATATTTCCACCGCCGATGTAACGAAACTCCTCAGGGGTCTGCGGTCCGAAGGCGTGGCGATGATTGACCCCGACGGCCCACAACGTGGCTCGAATACCCGTTGGGTTGCCCGAATGCGGCACTAA
- a CDS encoding type II toxin-antitoxin system Phd/YefM family antitoxin — MNTITSEVSTRELRSQLSDVLGRAMYAGERIGVTRHGKLAAVVVSVADLEALEEFEMAQDVAAYRAARAEDDGGRVSLDELRRTLTQ; from the coding sequence ATGAACACGATCACCAGCGAGGTCTCGACTCGCGAACTACGCAGCCAGCTCTCAGACGTTCTTGGGCGGGCCATGTACGCCGGCGAACGCATCGGCGTCACCCGTCACGGAAAGCTAGCAGCTGTCGTCGTGAGCGTCGCAGATCTTGAGGCGCTCGAGGAATTCGAGATGGCTCAGGATGTAGCCGCCTACCGTGCCGCTCGCGCGGAAGACGATGGCGGACGGGTGAGCCTTGATGAACTACGACGCACATTGACACAGTGA
- the cas7e gene encoding type I-E CRISPR-associated protein Cas7/Cse4/CasC, whose translation MSRNLTLHIVASVPYSNLNRDDSGTPKRVIQGGALRALHSSQAIKRGIRTLYEEASQDLSVRSGQLVAEIVETAKELNSDADEKALTKAAKTVVGKLTKGDKGGPSGGEGSEKESDRSIWMSGEEIQTAATAILNGDEDTEFIKAGITGSLAIAAFGRMFANAPSKGTEAAIAVSPAVTTHAATIDSDYFSTVDDIRQRNHDSGATFLGVFQYTNGVFYRTITIDKVQLKDSWAGWDLPNAEANLKELINAIIYGQPRGKENGTAPYIQPALILAEEQRYRVAYDFETPVDTDPHSGGYVIPTIDALASQYAQARAFDPDNFGPLQVLSGTSDHLADAFEKLHPVSKGELVDRVVEWIKA comes from the coding sequence ATGTCCCGCAACCTCACGCTCCACATCGTGGCATCCGTCCCTTATTCCAACCTCAACCGAGACGACTCGGGCACACCTAAGCGCGTCATCCAGGGTGGCGCTCTCCGTGCCCTTCACTCATCACAGGCAATCAAACGTGGAATTCGCACGCTGTACGAGGAGGCCAGCCAGGATCTGTCGGTTCGTTCGGGCCAGCTCGTCGCAGAAATCGTCGAGACGGCAAAGGAACTGAACTCGGACGCGGATGAGAAAGCTCTGACGAAGGCTGCGAAGACCGTCGTCGGCAAGCTGACCAAGGGAGACAAGGGTGGCCCCTCCGGCGGCGAGGGCTCCGAGAAGGAATCTGATCGCTCCATCTGGATGAGCGGCGAGGAAATCCAGACCGCCGCGACGGCAATTCTCAACGGAGACGAGGACACCGAATTCATCAAGGCCGGTATCACCGGTTCCCTTGCCATCGCCGCCTTCGGCCGAATGTTTGCAAACGCCCCCTCAAAGGGGACCGAAGCGGCCATCGCCGTCTCCCCCGCGGTGACCACGCACGCCGCCACGATCGATTCCGACTACTTCTCCACGGTCGATGACATCCGCCAGCGCAACCACGATTCTGGCGCCACCTTCCTCGGAGTGTTCCAGTACACCAACGGCGTCTTCTACCGCACCATCACGATCGACAAGGTCCAGCTCAAGGACAGTTGGGCAGGCTGGGATCTTCCCAATGCTGAGGCCAATCTGAAGGAACTCATCAACGCCATCATTTACGGTCAGCCGCGTGGCAAGGAAAATGGTACCGCCCCCTACATCCAGCCCGCGCTCATTCTTGCCGAAGAGCAGCGCTACCGAGTTGCCTACGATTTCGAGACGCCAGTTGATACCGACCCACACAGCGGCGGATACGTCATCCCGACGATCGATGCCCTCGCTTCCCAATACGCGCAGGCGCGTGCCTTCGATCCTGACAACTTCGGCCCTCTCCAGGTTCTCAGTGGTACCTCCGACCATCTCGCAGATGCTTTCGAGAAACTCCACCCCGTTTCCAAGGGGGAGCTCGTCGATCGTGTAGTTGAGTGGATCAAGGCATGA
- a CDS encoding potassium channel family protein: MANIFAHRNIDDGAVVILGLGRFGRALAVELTNSGVEVLCVDSDPAVVQEYATEFDHIVQADATNPEVLRQLGVAEASRVVIAIGTKVEASVLAASAVIAMGVPDVWAKASKDSHATILQQIGVHHIVRPETDMGKRVAHLIRNHVEDYLEFTHGFAVAAATPPARLLGKTVGEVNSKRPGLEIIAVQRGDGNFRVARDTDTLESGDLIIIAGPTSRLDRETERS; the protein is encoded by the coding sequence TTGGCTAACATTTTTGCCCACCGCAATATCGACGACGGCGCGGTAGTCATCTTGGGACTTGGCCGCTTCGGCCGAGCGCTCGCCGTAGAATTGACCAACAGTGGTGTGGAGGTCCTATGCGTCGATTCTGATCCGGCTGTGGTTCAGGAATACGCCACCGAATTCGATCACATCGTGCAGGCAGACGCCACCAATCCTGAGGTTCTTCGCCAGTTGGGTGTGGCAGAGGCCTCGCGCGTCGTGATCGCGATCGGCACCAAGGTGGAAGCCTCGGTACTTGCTGCGTCGGCGGTTATTGCTATGGGGGTGCCCGACGTGTGGGCGAAGGCCTCGAAGGACTCCCATGCAACCATCTTGCAACAGATCGGCGTTCACCATATCGTCCGCCCGGAAACCGACATGGGTAAGCGTGTGGCACACCTGATCCGGAACCACGTGGAGGACTACCTCGAATTTACCCATGGTTTCGCTGTCGCGGCCGCGACGCCGCCCGCGCGTCTCCTTGGCAAGACCGTCGGCGAGGTCAACTCCAAGCGCCCCGGGCTGGAGATCATTGCCGTCCAGCGCGGGGACGGCAATTTCCGGGTCGCGCGCGATACGGACACCCTCGAATCGGGCGATCTCATCATCATCGCAGGTCCGACCAGCCGGCTCGATCGTGAGACCGAGCGAAGCTAG
- a CDS encoding methyltransferase domain-containing protein → MRMPLPVRRADAEPLLDCRYFAAGQCRSCTLLDVPQDVQLATKQARAEELLAPFVHDAVAWRSPWAATREGFRNKVKLVVTGSAAHPRLGITGPRGQGQDLRDCPLPTPGIQMATPALARFVAECGFQPYDPSADRGVLKFVIVTESPSGELMVRFVARRRGVQGMLFKKLERLRELVPAARVVSLNVQPERKAVLEGDEEILISDAATLPMTLRVAGCDLTLNLRPQSFFQTNTDAAEVLYSRAVDWVSGAVGQDLGSLNAWDLYCGVGGFALALASAGMRVVGVEAQPQAIDAARESVEAMRRRGADVDATFVAADATVWAREQSGSGGAGASEATGEGAGAGEVPDVVVVNPPRRGIGPELAGWIAESGVETVLYSSCNAHTLAADLAAMEVFDVVKAQVVDMFPHTAHFETVVLLRRR, encoded by the coding sequence ATGCGCATGCCTCTCCCCGTCCGCCGCGCGGACGCCGAACCGCTCCTCGACTGCCGCTATTTCGCCGCGGGGCAGTGCCGTTCGTGCACCCTGCTTGACGTCCCGCAAGACGTCCAGCTGGCCACCAAGCAGGCGCGCGCCGAGGAGCTCCTGGCTCCCTTCGTTCACGACGCCGTAGCCTGGCGCTCGCCCTGGGCCGCCACGCGTGAGGGATTCCGTAACAAGGTCAAGCTTGTGGTGACGGGCTCGGCGGCGCACCCGCGGCTGGGCATCACCGGGCCGCGCGGCCAGGGGCAGGACCTGCGCGATTGCCCCTTGCCCACTCCGGGCATCCAGATGGCGACGCCCGCCTTGGCGCGTTTTGTGGCCGAGTGCGGCTTCCAGCCCTACGACCCGTCCGCGGACCGCGGCGTGCTCAAGTTCGTCATCGTGACCGAGTCGCCGTCGGGCGAATTGATGGTTCGCTTCGTGGCGCGGCGACGTGGCGTGCAGGGCATGCTGTTCAAGAAGCTTGAGCGCCTGCGCGAGCTTGTGCCGGCCGCCCGCGTCGTGTCGCTGAACGTTCAGCCCGAGCGTAAAGCTGTCCTCGAGGGCGACGAAGAAATCCTTATTTCGGACGCAGCCACCTTGCCCATGACCCTCCGCGTCGCCGGGTGCGACCTCACGCTCAACCTGCGCCCGCAGTCCTTCTTCCAAACCAACACCGACGCCGCCGAAGTGCTCTATTCGCGGGCGGTCGACTGGGTTTCGGGTGCCGTCGGCCAGGATCTTGGCTCCTTGAATGCCTGGGACCTCTACTGTGGCGTGGGCGGTTTCGCGCTGGCTCTCGCGAGTGCAGGCATGCGGGTGGTGGGCGTTGAGGCGCAGCCGCAGGCGATCGACGCCGCCCGAGAGTCGGTGGAGGCCATGCGCAGGCGGGGCGCGGATGTTGACGCGACATTCGTTGCCGCCGATGCCACGGTGTGGGCCCGGGAGCAGAGCGGGTCGGGCGGCGCGGGTGCAAGTGAAGCCACCGGTGAGGGTGCGGGCGCGGGCGAGGTGCCGGACGTCGTCGTTGTCAATCCGCCCCGGCGCGGAATCGGGCCGGAGTTGGCGGGCTGGATCGCGGAGTCGGGCGTGGAGACGGTGCTGTATTCCTCGTGCAACGCGCACACCTTAGCCGCCGACCTTGCGGCGATGGAGGTATTCGACGTGGTCAAGGCGCAGGTGGTGGACATGTTCCCGCATACGGCCCACTTCGAGACGGTCGTGCTGCTTCGGCGTCGTTAA
- a CDS encoding TetR/AcrR family transcriptional regulator, giving the protein MSPKISAPSVKEHHSMMYAKLVDSAEAILREEGPAALTAGAVARRAGIARNSIYRYVDSVDDLRVLVLERYVPSWGSRLNVALEMEAAPYERLCTLVELSLTIGAEAGHQWLIDVVTAGVGRGRKAPETPTGREIQARSGAVLNFHMELARNIVQLWREITPDDAVVNAQMTRSVLDAGLKLLDQGNDLAKVKQTALRVIATLAGR; this is encoded by the coding sequence ATGAGCCCGAAGATTTCTGCTCCCTCCGTCAAGGAACATCACTCGATGATGTACGCGAAGTTAGTGGACTCTGCCGAGGCGATCCTTCGCGAAGAGGGCCCAGCTGCGCTGACGGCCGGAGCTGTGGCGAGGCGGGCCGGGATTGCGCGCAATTCGATCTACCGGTACGTGGACTCCGTCGATGACCTCCGAGTCCTCGTGCTCGAACGGTACGTGCCCAGCTGGGGTAGCCGGTTGAACGTGGCCCTCGAGATGGAGGCCGCGCCCTACGAGCGCCTGTGTACGCTTGTGGAACTGAGCCTGACCATCGGCGCGGAGGCGGGCCACCAGTGGCTGATCGACGTGGTCACGGCCGGCGTTGGCCGCGGGCGCAAGGCCCCCGAGACGCCCACGGGCCGCGAGATCCAGGCACGGTCAGGTGCGGTGCTGAACTTCCACATGGAGTTGGCCCGCAACATCGTCCAGTTGTGGCGGGAGATTACGCCGGACGACGCCGTCGTCAACGCCCAGATGACCCGTTCCGTCCTCGACGCCGGGCTCAAGCTCCTCGATCAGGGCAATGATCTTGCGAAAGTAAAGCAAACTGCCCTGCGGGTGATCGCGACGCTCGCAGGCCGATAG
- a CDS encoding ATP-dependent RNA helicase: MVERLIATPPELPVVAGLAAISTTPGNLVITAPPGSGKTTLVPPLMAALVHGAGLDMWAGAEGLVGLQALARAEAGQPDGPAPKVIVVQPRRVAARAAARRIASLIGEPVGGQVGFRVRGQTRPGSRIEMVTPGVMLRVLQRDPELAGVGALIIDEIHERDLDTDLVTAFALDVQETLRPDLRIVAMSATVAAERFAELLGGRVVDVPGAIHPVETIDAVGPRALGDFGYGVAVSRDFLTHVARVTDDAVASRPSGRGSVLVFMPGVGEIEKMRALLAGAALPVYALHGSLPAREQDRVLAGGEDRIIVATSVAESSLTVPGVNTVVDSGLAREPRFDPRTGISGLVTVHASRARMTQRSGRAGREGLGRAFRCLSFARAVEFSEPEILAGDVTDATLQAAAWGNPRMEGLRLLDDPSPASADAAQRTLAALGAVEPGGTVAPGGAAESASAESGSAESGSAGFGRTNVPGTITRVGRLLAELPLTPQLGRGLIEGARAVGAPTAAGVAALLSIGVRARGADLAAELRTAISRADREWTREKARLEKIATAALAASSLEEANADGGEDGLAASGKAPGGGRRREASTADAALAAVVALAYPTWIARRRGKGYVLAGGAGAVLPQGSPLAGEEWLAVAELGAAQGRADAVIRAAVPLTQDDALAYGSDMLTARVETAVHGTKVTGRRIRSLGAIELGSEPVSLTRAEVAKARAEEIARVGVGGLAWGEAATALRRRMAFLHDVVGEPWPDVSDEALAERVDEWLTPLLGAGQPDLLAGLRALLPWPQAARLDELAPERIPTPTGSARVDYSRHKPTARLKLQEAFGWVDTPTVAGVPVTLELLSPAQRPLAITEDLASFWAGPYAQVRAEMRGRYPRHPWPEDPLTAEPTRRAKPRT, translated from the coding sequence GTGGTTGAGCGACTCATCGCGACGCCGCCGGAATTGCCGGTGGTTGCTGGACTCGCGGCGATCTCGACGACGCCGGGAAACCTCGTTATTACGGCCCCGCCGGGGTCGGGAAAGACGACCCTTGTCCCGCCGCTGATGGCGGCACTTGTGCACGGGGCCGGGCTTGACATGTGGGCCGGGGCCGAAGGTTTAGTTGGGCTACAAGCCTTGGCCAGGGCGGAAGCCGGGCAGCCGGATGGCCCGGCGCCCAAGGTCATCGTCGTCCAGCCGCGCCGGGTGGCGGCGCGCGCTGCGGCGCGCAGAATCGCCTCCCTGATCGGCGAGCCTGTGGGTGGCCAGGTGGGGTTCCGCGTGCGCGGGCAGACCCGGCCCGGTAGCCGCATCGAGATGGTGACCCCGGGCGTGATGCTCCGAGTGTTGCAGCGCGATCCTGAGCTGGCTGGCGTCGGGGCGCTGATTATTGATGAGATTCATGAGCGCGACCTCGACACCGATCTGGTGACGGCCTTCGCGCTCGACGTTCAGGAGACGCTGCGGCCGGACCTGCGCATTGTTGCCATGTCGGCGACGGTGGCCGCCGAACGCTTCGCCGAGCTCCTCGGCGGAAGGGTTGTGGACGTGCCGGGCGCGATTCATCCTGTGGAAACAATTGATGCCGTGGGGCCGCGGGCGTTGGGAGACTTCGGCTACGGCGTCGCGGTCAGTAGGGACTTCTTGACTCATGTGGCCCGCGTGACCGACGACGCCGTGGCGAGCCGCCCGTCCGGGCGGGGCTCGGTGCTGGTGTTCATGCCGGGCGTGGGTGAGATTGAGAAAATGCGTGCCCTACTAGCTGGGGCGGCCCTGCCGGTGTATGCGTTGCACGGCTCGCTGCCCGCGCGCGAGCAGGACCGCGTGCTCGCCGGCGGCGAGGACCGGATTATTGTGGCCACGTCGGTGGCGGAGTCGTCGCTAACTGTGCCTGGCGTGAACACGGTGGTGGATTCCGGGCTGGCGCGCGAGCCGCGTTTTGACCCGCGTACCGGCATCTCGGGGCTCGTAACCGTTCACGCTTCGCGGGCACGCATGACCCAGCGGTCCGGCCGCGCCGGCCGCGAGGGCCTCGGACGCGCCTTCCGCTGCCTGAGCTTCGCGCGGGCCGTGGAGTTCTCCGAGCCCGAAATCCTCGCCGGTGACGTCACCGACGCCACCCTGCAGGCCGCCGCGTGGGGCAACCCCCGCATGGAGGGTTTGCGCCTGCTCGACGACCCGAGTCCCGCGTCCGCCGACGCCGCACAGCGCACCCTCGCCGCCCTCGGCGCGGTCGAGCCTGGTGGGACGGTAGCGCCCGGTGGCGCCGCCGAGTCCGCTAGTGCCGAGTCAGGTAGCGCCGAGTCCGGCAGCGCCGGGTTTGGCCGCACGAACGTTCCAGGCACCATCACGCGTGTGGGCCGTCTCCTCGCCGAACTGCCGCTTACGCCCCAGCTGGGCCGTGGCCTGATCGAGGGCGCCCGGGCGGTCGGAGCGCCGACGGCGGCCGGCGTCGCGGCACTCCTGTCGATAGGTGTACGCGCCCGGGGAGCTGACCTTGCTGCCGAACTACGCACTGCCATTTCACGGGCGGACCGCGAATGGACCAGAGAAAAGGCACGCCTGGAAAAGATCGCTACGGCAGCGCTCGCGGCCAGCAGCCTTGAGGAAGCAAACGCGGACGGAGGAGAAGACGGGCTGGCGGCGTCGGGAAAGGCGCCGGGCGGCGGGAGGAGACGCGAGGCATCGACGGCGGACGCAGCGCTCGCGGCCGTGGTGGCGCTGGCGTACCCGACGTGGATCGCGCGCCGGCGCGGAAAGGGATACGTGCTGGCGGGCGGCGCGGGAGCGGTGCTTCCGCAGGGCTCGCCGCTCGCGGGCGAGGAATGGCTGGCGGTGGCGGAGCTGGGCGCTGCGCAGGGTCGGGCGGATGCGGTGATCCGTGCCGCTGTGCCGCTCACGCAGGACGACGCGCTCGCCTACGGCAGCGACATGCTGACCGCCCGCGTCGAAACCGCCGTGCACGGAACGAAGGTGACCGGCCGCAGGATCCGCAGCCTCGGCGCGATCGAGCTCGGCTCCGAACCGGTGTCGCTCACGCGGGCCGAGGTGGCGAAGGCCAGGGCGGAGGAGATCGCGCGGGTCGGCGTCGGCGGATTGGCGTGGGGAGAGGCGGCGACGGCGCTACGGCGTCGTATGGCTTTCCTACACGACGTCGTGGGAGAGCCGTGGCCGGACGTGTCGGACGAGGCGTTGGCCGAACGCGTGGACGAGTGGCTGACGCCGCTTCTAGGCGCGGGCCAGCCGGATTTGCTGGCAGGGTTGCGTGCGTTGCTGCCGTGGCCGCAGGCGGCGCGGCTCGACGAGCTCGCCCCGGAGCGTATCCCCACCCCGACGGGCAGCGCGCGCGTGGACTATTCGCGCCACAAGCCGACCGCGCGGCTCAAGCTCCAAGAAGCCTTTGGGTGGGTGGACACGCCGACGGTTGCCGGCGTGCCCGTGACGCTCGAGCTTCTCTCCCCGGCGCAACGCCCGCTGGCGATCACCGAGGACCTGGCATCATTCTGGGCGGGACCCTACGCCCAAGTCCGCGCCGAGATGCGCGGCCGATACCCGCGCCACCCCTGGCCGGAGGATCCACTCACCGCCGAGCCCACCCGCAGGGCGAAGCCGCGCACGTGA